A portion of the Pedobacter cryoconitis genome contains these proteins:
- a CDS encoding SusC/RagA family TonB-linked outer membrane protein: MRKVIQNVYSPFWLLTKKVFVVTAINALLLSVQSTKASEMTTLNVRQQVISGTVHDEKGGVFPGVGVTVKGTAITTVTNAQGKYSIKVSSDNAVLVFSYVGYASMELPVNGKTVVDARLSADDRSLNELIVVGYGTQKKETVTGSISQVKGSDLVKSPQPNLSNALAGRFSGVVISNRGGEPGYDGSNITIRGQATTGSNSVLVVVDGVPGQVGGLERLDPNDIESISVLKDASAAIYGNRAANGVILVTTKRGKTGKPTISYSFNQGFSSPTRLPKLADAATYAQIMNEINFDSSPSGGMNQSYSDAQIQKFRDGSDPLLFPNTNWTKTVLKDVTTQSQHSLSVSGGSEDVKYFVSLGAINQNGLFKNGVTSYKQYNFRSNIDANISKRLKIGLSLAGREENREFPITKADDLFRSLYRSKPIVAPFYPNGLPTRGIEGSNPAVLVSDLGGTSKSPTQVLNAILKGSYQIPGIEGLSADGFFAVDKLNTFVKTFDKPYVLYDYNASTGIYAPGIYGGNNQKATLKESQRRESLLTSNLKLNYARRFGKHDINAFAGFEQSSNNIEFFDAQRFNYLSNQLPELSQGGTAATDFLNSGFSSNYTRRSIISKLAYTYDDKYLFEGQLRRDGSSIFSKGKQWGTFPSVSAGWRINKEKWFENIKFFDELKLRASYGSLGNDNVNAFQYYDNYILVGNGFVAQAPGGTPAIQPGVGLSKLANPDITWEVSRKLDIGMNATFLKNFTFEAIYFKQKRSDILSSRNASLPGSSGIVNPYDDGSPTYNPLVPSENIGKVNSEGFEATLGYTHRGNEFNWGISGNFTYAKSKIIFIDEASGTLKDQRQTGRPLNTYLLYNSTGIFRTQAELDNTPHVPGAKVGDLIYQDLNGDGVLNADDMARTKYGNIPQITYGFNLNASYKNFDLSVLFAGQAQVSQYVLPESGSIGNFYSSWADNRFSAANPNGTFPKVSERSSNSISGGAYKNNFWLNNTAFLRLKNVELAYNVKADFLSKMKISGLRVFASAFNLFTITKVKDYDPEGSSESGQFYPQQRIINLGANVKF, from the coding sequence ATGAGAAAAGTTATACAAAACGTATATTCTCCCTTTTGGCTGTTGACAAAAAAAGTATTTGTTGTAACTGCAATAAATGCCTTGCTGCTCTCAGTCCAGTCTACAAAAGCTTCTGAAATGACGACCTTAAATGTCCGTCAGCAAGTGATAAGCGGTACGGTCCACGATGAAAAAGGGGGCGTGTTTCCTGGTGTTGGCGTCACTGTCAAAGGTACGGCCATTACAACAGTTACCAACGCACAGGGTAAATACTCCATTAAGGTTTCTTCCGATAATGCAGTACTGGTATTTAGTTATGTAGGTTATGCCAGCATGGAACTTCCTGTCAATGGAAAAACTGTTGTGGATGCCAGGCTTTCGGCCGATGACAGATCGCTGAACGAACTGATTGTTGTAGGTTATGGTACGCAAAAAAAGGAAACCGTAACAGGCTCAATCTCGCAGGTTAAAGGTTCAGACCTGGTTAAAAGCCCGCAACCCAACCTGTCTAACGCGCTTGCAGGGAGATTCTCCGGTGTAGTGATCAGCAACAGAGGTGGGGAGCCAGGTTATGACGGATCAAATATCACCATTCGGGGGCAGGCAACAACCGGCAGTAATAGTGTGCTGGTCGTAGTTGACGGGGTTCCTGGACAGGTTGGAGGACTGGAACGTCTGGATCCGAATGATATTGAAAGTATATCGGTATTGAAAGATGCCTCGGCTGCGATTTATGGAAACCGCGCTGCCAATGGTGTCATTTTAGTGACTACTAAAAGAGGTAAGACTGGTAAACCTACAATCAGTTACAGTTTTAATCAGGGTTTCAGTTCCCCGACACGTTTACCAAAACTTGCAGATGCTGCGACTTATGCACAAATCATGAATGAGATCAATTTCGATTCCAGTCCCTCAGGAGGAATGAATCAATCTTACAGTGATGCGCAGATACAAAAATTCAGGGATGGGTCCGATCCATTATTGTTTCCAAATACAAACTGGACTAAGACCGTACTGAAGGATGTGACCACACAAAGTCAGCACAGCCTGTCTGTAAGTGGTGGTAGTGAAGACGTTAAATATTTTGTTTCGCTAGGGGCTATCAATCAGAACGGACTCTTTAAAAATGGGGTAACCAGCTATAAACAATACAATTTCCGGTCAAATATTGATGCTAATATCAGTAAACGCCTGAAAATCGGATTATCACTGGCCGGAAGGGAAGAAAACCGTGAATTTCCAATTACTAAAGCTGATGATCTGTTCCGTTCACTTTACCGCTCTAAACCTATTGTAGCTCCGTTCTATCCAAATGGATTACCAACAAGAGGTATAGAAGGCTCAAATCCTGCTGTTCTGGTAAGTGATTTGGGCGGTACAAGTAAAAGCCCTACACAAGTGTTAAATGCTATCTTAAAAGGAAGTTATCAGATCCCGGGAATTGAAGGATTATCAGCTGATGGATTCTTCGCTGTGGATAAACTCAATACTTTTGTAAAGACCTTTGACAAACCTTATGTACTCTATGACTACAATGCATCAACCGGTATATACGCCCCGGGGATTTACGGTGGAAATAATCAGAAAGCTACATTAAAGGAATCTCAGCGGCGCGAATCACTCTTGACTTCAAACCTCAAATTGAATTACGCACGCCGCTTCGGCAAGCATGATATCAATGCTTTTGCCGGCTTTGAACAAAGCAGTAACAATATTGAGTTTTTTGACGCCCAGCGTTTCAATTACCTCTCTAACCAGTTGCCTGAGTTATCTCAGGGTGGAACAGCCGCTACTGATTTTCTGAACTCCGGTTTTAGTTCAAACTATACCAGAAGGAGTATCATTAGTAAACTGGCTTATACCTATGATGACAAATACCTGTTTGAAGGACAACTTCGTCGTGACGGATCTTCAATTTTTTCTAAAGGCAAACAGTGGGGCACCTTTCCTTCAGTCTCTGCAGGCTGGCGTATCAATAAAGAGAAATGGTTTGAAAACATCAAATTCTTTGATGAGTTGAAACTCAGGGCTTCGTACGGATCACTGGGTAATGACAACGTAAATGCTTTTCAATATTATGACAATTACATTTTAGTAGGGAACGGCTTTGTGGCACAGGCACCAGGAGGGACGCCAGCCATCCAGCCGGGAGTTGGCTTGTCGAAACTGGCCAATCCTGACATTACCTGGGAAGTCTCCCGGAAACTGGATATTGGTATGAATGCAACCTTCCTGAAGAACTTCACTTTTGAAGCCATTTATTTCAAACAAAAGCGTTCTGATATTCTTTCCTCACGTAATGCATCCCTTCCTGGTTCCTCAGGTATTGTTAACCCTTATGATGACGGCAGTCCGACTTATAATCCTTTAGTACCCTCAGAAAACATAGGTAAAGTTAACAGTGAGGGGTTTGAGGCTACACTTGGCTATACGCATCGTGGCAATGAATTCAACTGGGGCATTTCAGGTAACTTCACTTATGCAAAAAGCAAAATCATCTTCATTGATGAAGCTTCGGGTACCTTAAAAGACCAGCGGCAAACAGGCCGTCCATTGAATACTTATCTTTTGTACAATAGTACAGGGATTTTCCGTACCCAGGCAGAGCTGGATAATACTCCGCATGTTCCAGGTGCAAAGGTTGGTGATTTGATCTATCAGGATCTTAACGGAGATGGCGTACTGAATGCGGACGATATGGCCAGGACAAAATATGGTAATATCCCACAGATTACTTATGGTTTTAACCTCAATGCCTCGTATAAAAATTTCGACCTGTCTGTATTATTTGCAGGCCAGGCACAGGTAAGCCAGTATGTACTTCCCGAATCAGGCAGTATTGGTAACTTTTATAGCAGCTGGGCTGATAACAGGTTTAGTGCTGCTAATCCAAATGGTACCTTCCCAAAGGTGTCTGAACGGTCATCTAATTCAATCAGTGGGGGAGCCTACAAAAATAATTTCTGGCTTAATAATACGGCTTTTCTGCGACTTAAAAATGTAGAACTGGCCTATAACGTGAAAGCAGATTTTCTGTCAAAAATGAAGATTTCGGGGTTAAGGGTGTTTGCAAGTGCATTCAATCTGTTTACTATCACTAAAGTAAAAGATTATGATCCGGAGGGCAGCAGTGAAAGCGGGCAGTTCTATCCTCAGCAGCGGATCATCAATTTAGGTGCAAACGTTAAATTTTAA
- a CDS encoding RagB/SusD family nutrient uptake outer membrane protein — protein MKYKYNLPVFILLVSVLALSSCKKDFLDVTATDRIPTVTLETDTAVFEAFVINSYLGTRLQSKEAEGTNPGFGRGFEYSMWSSLTDESIYNNDDDTWLIQRGQLAPENLGALGALWGRSYRSIRECNYALSVLTKIQMSAGRKKRLEGELKFIRAFRYQDLIRNYGKVVLVGDQVLGLKDNLQDPALFKRATIKEGMDYAIAQLDDAVSKLPLDNSGEWMAGRATKGAALALKSRLTLYAASPLYAAGSWEAAVAAAQQVISLNKYSIYQGGYGNLFLTNQSNESIFERLYTKNANHVHLEIANGPNGYGGWAGNTPTQTLVEAYDLTNGLPANITNPLYDPAKPYENRDPRFKATVLYNGAPYRERNIETFIPGGRDSKDGNDNWNTTKTGYYLKKFMNDAYPLQNPWGNAGFQPWIYFRYAEILLNLAEASNEVYGPDAVGAGATMSARQAINMIRSRAGVNMPPVTAASQSDMRTAIRHERQIELAFEEHRFYDVRRWKIAEVTENLPCRGVIITKNTDGSFTYTSKIALDGRKFETKHYWLPIPRAEILASGNLLEQNTGY, from the coding sequence ATGAAGTACAAATATAACCTACCAGTTTTTATTTTATTAGTTAGTGTACTGGCACTGAGCTCATGTAAAAAAGATTTTCTGGACGTTACTGCAACTGACAGAATTCCCACCGTTACGCTGGAAACCGATACAGCAGTATTTGAAGCTTTTGTAATCAACTCTTACCTTGGTACAAGACTTCAGAGTAAAGAAGCAGAAGGAACCAATCCCGGATTTGGGCGGGGTTTTGAATACAGTATGTGGAGCTCGCTGACTGACGAATCCATTTATAACAATGATGACGATACCTGGTTGATCCAGCGGGGGCAGCTGGCGCCGGAGAACCTGGGTGCACTAGGCGCACTATGGGGCAGAAGTTACCGGAGTATACGTGAATGCAATTATGCATTAAGTGTTTTAACCAAAATCCAGATGAGTGCGGGTCGTAAAAAAAGGCTTGAAGGAGAGCTCAAATTTATAAGGGCATTCCGTTATCAGGACCTGATCCGGAATTATGGAAAAGTGGTACTGGTGGGAGATCAGGTACTGGGTTTAAAAGATAATCTGCAGGACCCGGCCTTATTTAAACGCGCTACAATTAAAGAAGGGATGGATTACGCAATCGCCCAGCTGGATGACGCAGTATCGAAATTACCGCTGGACAATAGTGGTGAATGGATGGCAGGCAGGGCCACAAAAGGTGCTGCCCTGGCATTAAAATCAAGACTTACACTTTATGCAGCCAGCCCTTTATATGCTGCAGGTAGCTGGGAAGCTGCTGTTGCAGCGGCACAACAAGTCATCAGCCTCAATAAATACAGCATTTATCAGGGAGGGTATGGTAATTTATTTTTGACCAATCAAAGTAATGAGTCTATATTCGAACGCCTGTACACCAAGAATGCCAATCACGTGCATCTGGAGATTGCAAACGGACCAAATGGCTATGGAGGTTGGGCAGGAAATACACCAACCCAGACCCTGGTAGAGGCTTATGATTTGACCAACGGTTTACCTGCAAATATCACCAACCCGCTTTATGATCCGGCCAAACCCTATGAAAACCGCGATCCGCGCTTTAAAGCTACTGTCTTGTATAATGGCGCTCCATACCGCGAACGTAATATAGAAACTTTTATACCGGGTGGAAGAGATAGCAAGGATGGAAATGACAACTGGAACACCACAAAAACGGGTTACTATCTTAAGAAATTCATGAATGATGCTTATCCTTTACAAAATCCGTGGGGTAATGCGGGTTTCCAGCCATGGATCTATTTCAGATATGCCGAAATACTACTTAATCTCGCTGAAGCTTCAAATGAAGTCTATGGACCAGATGCAGTAGGGGCTGGCGCAACGATGAGTGCACGTCAGGCTATCAACATGATCCGCTCCAGAGCAGGGGTAAACATGCCGCCAGTTACAGCAGCATCTCAGAGCGATATGCGCACAGCGATCAGACATGAGCGTCAGATCGAGCTGGCATTTGAAGAACATCGTTTCTATGATGTCAGGAGATGGAAAATTGCTGAAGTGACCGAGAATTTGCCATGCAGAGGGGTGATCATTACTAAAAATACCGATGGCAGTTTTACCTATACTTCAAAGATAGCACTGGATGGGCGCAAGTTCGAAACCAAGCATTACTGGCTGCCAATTCCCAGGGCCGAAATTCTTGCTTCAGGCAACCTGCTGGAACAAAATACCGGGTATTAA
- a CDS encoding glycoside hydrolase, whose protein sequence is MSGTKSSVIAIIFFEILMALPFLISAQGINPVKVEIDLRHPAQVIEGFGASDAWSCQYAGLWPEEKKKKMADLLFSRELDHQGKPIGIGLNFWRFSIGAGSAEQGEASDIKNEWRRQASFLKLNGKYEDDAMTGQLWFMSAAKARGVKNFLGFVNSPHVNFTLNGKSYSGDGKCNFDFSKTAAFCQDLISNIQIIKKRTGITLDYISPVNEPQWKWNEAKQEGSPYTNKEIAQLTRALSLSLKKADLNTKIQIAEAGQLDYLTNHKDSLKSRQVSYFFDKKSPGYLGDLYNIDQSISGHSYFTTSSEDRSVRIRSAVASEVEKIKGLRFWMSEYCILGDSLMKGEGRDTGISPALFIAKLIHHDLSYANATSWQWWLAISPNDYKDGLVYIDKNKTDGKVYESKMLWALGNYSRFIPAGSHRLPVKLENADQVYVSGFRNQGKIIIVVVNSRKEAALLEINGIHKKQIKTYTTSTTLNLAPSTSNSNLIRVPPESITTLLTDEK, encoded by the coding sequence ATGTCTGGAACTAAAAGTTCTGTTATTGCAATTATATTTTTTGAAATATTGATGGCGCTTCCTTTTTTGATAAGCGCGCAGGGGATTAATCCTGTTAAAGTTGAAATCGATCTCCGGCATCCTGCACAGGTGATTGAGGGATTTGGTGCTTCTGATGCCTGGTCCTGTCAATATGCGGGGTTATGGCCGGAAGAAAAAAAGAAGAAGATGGCCGATTTGCTTTTCAGCCGCGAGCTTGACCATCAGGGAAAGCCAATTGGGATTGGCCTGAATTTCTGGCGTTTCAGTATAGGTGCCGGAAGTGCAGAGCAGGGTGAAGCAAGCGATATCAAAAACGAATGGCGGAGACAGGCTTCATTTTTAAAATTAAATGGAAAATATGAGGATGATGCTATGACGGGCCAGTTGTGGTTTATGAGCGCGGCCAAGGCAAGGGGCGTGAAGAATTTTCTGGGGTTTGTCAACAGCCCTCATGTTAACTTTACCTTAAACGGGAAATCTTATTCTGGTGATGGCAAATGTAACTTCGACTTTAGCAAGACAGCTGCTTTCTGCCAGGATCTGATCAGCAACATTCAAATTATAAAAAAACGTACAGGCATCACATTAGACTACATCAGTCCTGTAAATGAACCTCAATGGAAGTGGAATGAGGCTAAGCAGGAAGGTTCCCCTTATACAAACAAGGAGATCGCCCAACTGACCAGAGCACTAAGTTTGTCACTGAAAAAGGCAGATCTCAATACTAAAATACAAATTGCGGAAGCCGGGCAGCTGGATTACCTGACCAATCACAAAGATTCGCTCAAAAGCCGGCAAGTAAGCTATTTCTTTGATAAAAAATCTCCGGGTTATCTTGGTGACCTGTACAATATAGACCAAAGCATTTCAGGACATAGTTATTTTACCACAAGTTCTGAAGATAGGTCAGTACGTATAAGAAGTGCAGTGGCCAGTGAAGTAGAAAAAATTAAGGGGCTCCGCTTTTGGATGTCGGAGTACTGTATTCTTGGAGACAGCCTGATGAAAGGAGAAGGCCGGGATACTGGGATTTCTCCGGCATTATTTATTGCAAAACTTATTCACCACGATTTAAGCTATGCGAATGCAACCTCCTGGCAATGGTGGCTTGCCATTTCACCAAATGATTATAAAGACGGATTGGTTTATATAGATAAAAACAAAACGGATGGCAAAGTATACGAAAGCAAAATGCTTTGGGCCCTGGGGAACTATAGCCGCTTTATACCTGCAGGGAGCCACAGGCTACCTGTGAAACTGGAGAACGCTGATCAGGTTTACGTATCCGGTTTCCGCAATCAGGGGAAAATTATCATTGTAGTTGTCAATTCCAGAAAAGAAGCCGCTTTACTTGAAATCAATGGCATTCATAAAAAACAAATAAAAACCTATACCACATCAACTACATTAAACCTGGCTCCTTCCACATCAAATTCAAATTTGATCCGTGTTCCACCTGAGTCAATAACTACACTCCTAACTGATGAAAAATAA
- a CDS encoding glycoside hydrolase family 35 protein has protein sequence MKNKQMNKFPMKILKYTFFLMAILLAIITEINPAQAQHTFTLSDSTFLLDNKPFQIVSGEIHYPRVPREAWRHRMKMARAMGLNTIGTYVFWNLHEPEKNKFDFGGNNDIAEFVKIAKEEGLWVILRPSPYVCAEWEFGGYPYWLQNEKGLIVRSKESQYLKEYQTYIKALGKELAPLQISNGGNILMIQVENEYGSYSNDKEYLAINQKLFREAGFNGLLYTCDPESDLEKGYLPGLLPAINGQDNPEIVKRKIRTLNGGKGPFFIAEWYPAWFDWWGAPHHTVPAEQYTGKLDSVLKAGISINMYMFHGGSTRDFMNGANAKDTTPYEPQTSSYDYDAPLDEAGNATDKFMKFRAVIQRHLPVGQVLPEVPANKPSMVIPAIRLQAAIKLADLLTTPVHSLKPMTFEDLNQAYGFVWYRTQLEGGKTGILKIKGLRDYAVIMINGKRAGILDRRNAQDSLSLKLAPGKVVLDILVENLGRVNYGPNLLKNKKGITGDVTFAGTELQDWDMFKFPFKEVKSLKFKPGYHADHTPVIRKGTFMLDKVADTYLDMRNWGKGMVWVNGKNLGKYWEIGPQQTLYLPVEWLKKGENEIIVLELYKPEQQSLTGLDKPILNQLHLR, from the coding sequence ATGAAAAATAAGCAGATGAATAAGTTTCCAATGAAAATATTAAAATATACTTTTTTCTTAATGGCCATTCTTCTGGCTATAATCACTGAAATTAACCCTGCACAGGCACAACACACTTTTACCCTGAGTGACAGTACATTTTTATTAGACAATAAGCCCTTCCAGATCGTCTCAGGGGAGATACATTATCCCAGAGTTCCAAGAGAGGCCTGGAGACACCGCATGAAGATGGCGAGGGCGATGGGACTCAATACAATTGGAACTTATGTGTTCTGGAACCTGCATGAACCTGAAAAGAACAAGTTTGATTTTGGCGGTAACAATGACATTGCTGAATTTGTGAAAATAGCTAAGGAAGAAGGGCTGTGGGTAATTTTAAGACCAAGCCCCTATGTTTGTGCAGAATGGGAGTTTGGCGGGTACCCTTACTGGTTGCAAAATGAAAAAGGGCTGATTGTAAGGAGTAAAGAAAGCCAGTACCTTAAAGAATACCAAACCTATATCAAAGCGTTAGGTAAGGAATTGGCCCCTCTGCAAATTAGCAATGGTGGAAATATACTCATGATCCAGGTAGAAAATGAATATGGTTCTTATAGCAATGACAAAGAATACCTTGCTATTAATCAAAAACTATTCCGTGAAGCAGGGTTTAATGGATTGCTATACACTTGCGATCCGGAATCTGATCTGGAAAAGGGGTATTTACCAGGACTATTGCCAGCCATTAATGGGCAGGACAATCCTGAAATTGTAAAACGTAAAATCAGAACTTTGAATGGTGGTAAAGGCCCGTTTTTCATCGCAGAATGGTACCCTGCATGGTTTGATTGGTGGGGGGCTCCTCATCATACCGTCCCGGCTGAGCAATATACAGGTAAGCTGGATTCGGTATTAAAGGCTGGTATTTCTATTAACATGTACATGTTCCACGGAGGGAGTACCCGTGATTTTATGAATGGTGCCAATGCTAAAGATACTACCCCTTATGAACCACAAACCAGCAGTTACGATTATGATGCGCCTTTAGATGAAGCAGGTAATGCGACAGACAAGTTCATGAAGTTCAGGGCAGTTATTCAGCGTCACTTGCCTGTTGGACAGGTGCTTCCTGAGGTTCCGGCGAATAAGCCATCTATGGTTATCCCGGCAATCCGGCTTCAAGCTGCCATTAAATTAGCTGATCTTTTAACTACTCCGGTACATAGCCTCAAACCGATGACTTTTGAAGACCTGAATCAAGCCTATGGATTTGTATGGTACCGCACACAGCTCGAGGGTGGTAAGACAGGTATCCTTAAAATAAAAGGTTTAAGAGATTATGCTGTGATCATGATCAATGGAAAACGTGCCGGTATTTTGGATCGGAGGAATGCTCAGGATAGTTTGTCTCTTAAACTGGCGCCAGGAAAGGTAGTCCTTGATATTTTAGTGGAAAACCTTGGCAGGGTTAATTATGGCCCCAATTTACTGAAGAATAAAAAAGGGATTACAGGTGATGTGACTTTTGCAGGTACTGAACTTCAGGATTGGGATATGTTCAAATTCCCTTTCAAAGAGGTTAAAAGTTTGAAATTCAAGCCAGGTTACCATGCTGATCATACCCCGGTAATCAGAAAAGGAACATTTATGCTGGATAAGGTTGCAGACACTTATCTGGATATGAGAAACTGGGGCAAAGGTATGGTTTGGGTAAATGGTAAAAACCTGGGGAAATACTGGGAAATAGGGCCGCAGCAAACGCTTTATTTACCTGTAGAATGGCTTAAGAAAGGTGAAAATGAAATTATTGTGCTGGAACTTTACAAGCCTGAACAGCAATCATTAACGGGACTTGATAAACCAATTCTGAATCAATTGCATCTCCGGTAA
- a CDS encoding NUDIX hydrolase, whose amino-acid sequence MTKYTNQDRFLIAVDCIIFGFDGEHLKLLLIKRGFEPEKDKWSLMGGFVGPKESLDNAANRVLTQLTGLEGVYLEQIHAYGDPLRDPIERTLSVTYFALIDINKYKMQITDQYHAEWFLLKDAPELIFDHDEMVENAKKKIRYKAALHPILFELLPKKFTIPQLQSLYEDVYNTNIDNRNFIRKLTSTGLLIKLPEKDKSASKKGAFYFKLDKKKYIANFQAFLNFIPNPDKLISG is encoded by the coding sequence ATGACAAAGTATACAAATCAGGACCGGTTCTTAATAGCTGTTGATTGCATTATATTTGGATTTGATGGAGAACACTTAAAATTGCTCCTGATCAAAAGAGGTTTTGAACCTGAAAAAGATAAATGGAGTTTAATGGGTGGTTTTGTCGGGCCCAAAGAAAGTCTGGATAATGCTGCCAATAGGGTACTTACCCAGTTAACTGGACTGGAAGGTGTTTATTTGGAACAGATTCATGCTTATGGTGATCCTTTAAGAGATCCTATTGAGCGGACACTTTCTGTGACTTACTTTGCATTAATAGATATCAATAAGTATAAAATGCAAATTACGGATCAATATCATGCCGAATGGTTTTTGTTAAAGGATGCACCAGAACTAATTTTCGATCATGATGAAATGGTAGAAAATGCGAAGAAGAAGATCAGATATAAGGCAGCGCTTCATCCTATACTTTTTGAACTCTTACCAAAAAAATTCACCATACCTCAATTGCAAAGTTTATATGAAGACGTGTACAATACCAATATTGATAACAGAAATTTCATCAGAAAATTAACCTCTACGGGTTTGCTGATCAAACTCCCTGAAAAAGATAAATCAGCGTCAAAAAAAGGTGCTTTTTATTTTAAACTTGACAAGAAAAAGTACATAGCAAACTTTCAGGCCTTTTTAAACTTCATCCCTAATCCGGATAAATTAATATCCGGATAA
- a CDS encoding aldose epimerase family protein, protein MNKNYNLIYLSIILLLTLTRCESNSSPKSKSVTTDSASVSKYIIPEAGGFEGNIDGKAITLYTLKNKNGAEAAITNYGGRLVSLLVPDRKQKLTDVVLGYDSLKSYQKKGEPYFGAIIGRYGNRIAKGKFVLDGKSYQLQVNDGTNTLHGGADGFYSKVWTAKKTDAQTLELSYLAKDNEAGYPGNLTVKVTYKLTDDNALMISYSAVTDKTTIVNLTNHAYFNLNGAGNQTITDHLLTIEADAYTPVDKTLIPTGKIEKVSGTPFDFTKPTLIGERINDKNEQLEYGKGYDHNFVLRSGSGLRKAATVMSPKTGIAMEVLTTEPGIQFYSGNFLTGKDQDGKGKVSYAHRSAFCLETQHFPDAPNQPSFPATVLKPGKVYQTTTVYKFSALK, encoded by the coding sequence ATGAACAAGAACTATAATTTAATTTATCTGAGCATTATTTTATTACTCACCTTAACCAGGTGTGAAAGCAATTCCAGTCCGAAGTCCAAATCTGTAACTACCGATTCGGCTTCCGTTTCAAAGTATATTATTCCGGAAGCCGGTGGTTTCGAAGGAAATATAGATGGCAAAGCTATAACCTTATATACACTGAAGAATAAGAATGGAGCAGAAGCTGCAATCACAAATTATGGCGGCCGGCTGGTTTCCTTATTGGTTCCAGACAGGAAGCAGAAATTGACTGATGTGGTTTTAGGTTATGATAGTTTAAAATCTTACCAGAAAAAAGGCGAACCTTATTTTGGTGCAATCATTGGCAGATACGGTAACCGTATTGCAAAAGGTAAATTTGTTCTTGACGGAAAATCTTATCAATTACAAGTGAATGATGGAACTAATACATTGCACGGTGGCGCTGACGGATTTTATTCAAAGGTTTGGACGGCTAAAAAAACAGATGCACAAACTTTAGAGCTGAGTTATCTTGCTAAAGATAATGAGGCGGGTTATCCAGGTAATTTAACAGTGAAAGTGACTTATAAGTTAACCGATGACAATGCGCTTATGATCAGCTATAGTGCAGTAACAGATAAGACAACTATAGTTAATCTAACCAATCATGCCTATTTTAATTTAAATGGCGCTGGAAATCAGACGATCACAGATCATTTATTAACAATTGAAGCCGATGCTTATACCCCAGTTGACAAAACTTTAATTCCAACCGGCAAAATTGAGAAAGTAAGCGGTACACCATTTGATTTTACAAAACCTACCCTTATTGGCGAAAGAATTAATGATAAAAATGAACAACTGGAATACGGAAAAGGATATGATCATAATTTTGTACTCAGATCCGGATCTGGTTTACGTAAAGCAGCAACAGTGATGAGTCCGAAAACTGGCATTGCTATGGAAGTTCTTACAACGGAACCAGGGATTCAGTTTTATAGTGGTAATTTTCTGACAGGTAAAGATCAGGATGGTAAAGGTAAAGTGAGCTATGCTCACCGTTCTGCTTTTTGTCTGGAGACACAGCACTTTCCTGACGCACCTAATCAGCCCTCATTTCCTGCTACTGTATTAAAACCTGGAAAAGTATATCAAACAACTACAGTATATAAATTTTCGGCGTTGAAATAA